In Nitrospira sp. MA-1, the following proteins share a genomic window:
- a CDS encoding pyridoxamine 5'-phosphate oxidase family protein yields the protein MADQFPELSNELRQFIGAQKVFFVATAAPDGRINLSPKGQDSLRVLNPHEILWMNLTGSGNETAAHLLESDRMTMMWCAFEGPPRILRVYGTAQVFHPRDARWAECSTQLPSTTATRQYFLVSIDRVQTSCGHAVPFMNYVEDRHVLSTWAEKKGDKGISEYWQKKNRLSIDGKPTGILGSESD from the coding sequence GTGGCTGATCAATTCCCGGAACTGAGTAATGAGTTGCGCCAATTTATCGGCGCCCAAAAAGTGTTTTTTGTCGCGACGGCTGCCCCCGACGGGAGAATCAATCTCTCACCGAAGGGCCAGGATTCCCTACGTGTGCTCAATCCTCACGAGATTCTCTGGATGAATTTAACCGGGAGCGGGAACGAAACGGCAGCCCATCTTTTGGAATCCGATCGAATGACGATGATGTGGTGCGCTTTTGAAGGGCCGCCACGAATTCTTCGGGTCTATGGCACCGCACAAGTCTTTCATCCGAGGGATGCTCGTTGGGCGGAGTGTTCGACTCAATTGCCTTCTACCACAGCGACGCGGCAGTACTTCCTGGTGTCTATCGATCGTGTGCAAACTTCCTGCGGTCATGCCGTGCCTTTCATGAACTACGTGGAAGACCGCCATGTCCTTTCGACGTGGGCGGAGAAAAAGGGCGATAAGGGTATCTCAGAATACTGGCAAAAAAAGAACCGGCTCAGTATCGACGGGAAGCCGACAGGGATTCTTGGTTCTGAGAGTGATTGA